In Lachancea thermotolerans CBS 6340 chromosome H complete sequence, a single genomic region encodes these proteins:
- the HUL4 gene encoding putative E3 ubiquitin-protein ligase HUL4 (similar to uniprot|P40985 Saccharomyces cerevisiae YJR036C HUL4 Protein with similarity to hect domain E3 ubiquitin-protein ligases, not essential for viability) produces the protein MVSISILKGKKKGTERPIEVTHHSYAGGRHEKTKRGTAGVKEVLTTCSCCGTPLRHPEVVKKIKCVKCHCTLELSLRTAQTPVQAAITPTTLTPQDFWDVSSACVLQYTNEPRHGTLDVDSKHGIFVPIEDFIQRLFANVSSLNAFCTNGTKELDFKCIGRFYKRIIELPTSRPLYKLLIESNERLKRPHVRLSPDAEPTSMFSQLYWVLMIFENPLLKNCLLFSANGEHSHFLTPQIRAILYEIMKRCVGYLAMVNSATGKDFVSHLQRLSIVHFGSHVDLINLYVTFHFSRILNKRAKSAACLDSPGLDEFCSNLKLNPENSGNDFETIPQMVSKLWRREDSRGVELPSSFKFHVAEYGNDWHVKTAAKLAFFYFVANQCKKKCPVSRFYNSLLDYLDHKKDFEQWRARQKLRSPSSSPLSTSMFEDILMPHYFGPSRRPETDFTMCQHAYLLSLGTKILVMEYETRKTMEYNAEQAFLKALDKKQVIDVYFRMRVRRDYVSQDSLRCIETHHADLKKSLRVEFVNEPGIDAGGLRKEWFLLLTRELFNPSSGLFIVVEESRFSWFNMAYKDVDFGPENAEKLYYLFGIVLGLAIYNGTILDLCFPMALYKKLCGEPLNERDFLELYPTTGKNLIKMMEYDGDDFEDVFCLNFEITYSNTWATRIHRQELCDGGAKRHVTRENRSEYVRLWMDFHMNRAIKSSFAVFLNGFRRVVESDAFKLFTSEELEQLLCGSHDRDIDVNVLKSVAKYGASITAESRIVRWFWDTFQDFNFEQKCKLLEFVTASDRIPATGISTIPFKISKLGGDSEKLPLVHTCFNEICLYDYNSQPKLRHKLILAMNESEGYAFR, from the coding sequence ATGGTGAGCATTTCAATTCTTAAGGGCAAAAAAAAGGGGACGGAGCGCCCAATTGAAGTGACGCACCACAGTTATGCAGGGGGAAGGCATGAAAAGACCAAAAGGGGAACAGCTGGAGTGAAAGAGGTACTAACGACCTGTAGTTGCTGTGGAACCCCACTGCGGCATCCGGAGGTGGTGAAGAAGATAAAATGCGTCAAATGTCACTGCACTCTCGAGTTGTCGCTTAGGACTGCGCAGACGCCTGTTCAAGCAGCGATTACACCAACTACTTTGACACCGCAAGATTTCTGGGATGTCTCCAGCGCCTGCGTGCTGCAATATACAAATGAACCACGGCACGGGACACTGGATGTGGATAGCAAGCATGGGATATTCGTTCCCATCGAGGATTTCATCCAGCGGCTCTTCGCAAATGTCTCAAGCCTGAACGCGTTTTGTACAAACGGTACCAAGGAGCTGGATTTTAAATGCATTGGCAGGTTTTATAAAAGGATTATCGAGCTCCCTACGAGTAGACCTCTCTATAAACTATTGATTGAGAGCAACGAGCGCCTGAAAAGGCCACATGTGCGCCTATCGCCAGACGCAGAGCCGACCTCAATGTTCAGTCAGCTCTACTGGGTTTTGATGATTTTCGAGAACCCgctgctcaagaactgccttttgttttccGCTAATGGAGAACATTCGCACTTCCTGACGCCCCAAATACGTGCAATTCTCTACGAGATTATGAAACGCTGTGTGGGGTACTTGGCCATGGTGAATTCAGCCACGGGGAAGGACTTTGTTTCTCACCTCCAAAGATTAAGCATCGTGCATTTTGGATCCCATGTTGACTTGATTAATCTCTACGTCACGTTCCACTTCTCCAGGATCCTCAACAAGAGAGCAAAGTCTGCTGCCTGCTTGGATAGTCCAGGTCTTGATGAGTTTTGCTCCAACCTGAAGCTGAACCCCGAGAACTCAGGCAACGATTTCGAGACTATACCTCAAATGGTGAGCAAACTTTGGAGGAGAGAGGACAGCCGCGGGGTTGAGCTGCCCTCTTCTTTTAAATTTCATGTGGCAGAGTACGGTAACGATTGGCACGTTAAAACGGCAGCAAAGCTTGCGTTCTTTTATTTCGTTGCAAACCAGTGCAAAAAAAAGTGCCCTGTGTCGCGCTTTTACAATTCTCTGTTGGATTACTTGGACCATAAGAAGGACTTTGAGCAGTGGAGGGCCCGGCAAAAATTGCGCtccccttcttcttcgcctCTGTCCACGAGCATGTTTGAGGACATCCTGATGCCTCACTACTTCGGCCCCTCCAGAAGACCAGAGACTGACTTTACCATGTGCCAACATGCCTACTTACTGTCATTGGgcaccaaaattttggtgaTGGAGTACGAGACACGAAAAACCATGGAGTACAATGCAGAACAAGCGTTTCTAAAGGCTCTGGATAAAAAACAAGTGATTGATGTGTATTTTAGAATGAGAGTCCGCCGCGACTACGTTTCCCAGGATTCGCTGCGCTGCATAGAAACACATCACGCAGACTTAAAAAAGTCCTTGAGGGTCGAATTTGTAAACGAACCTGGTATTGATGCCGGAGGCCTCCGAAAAGAATGGTTTTTGCTGCTGACCCGCGAGCTATTCAATCCTAGTAGTGGTCTTTTCATAGTAGTGGAAGAAAGCCGATTTTCGTGGTTCAACATGGCTTACAAGGACGTGGATTTTGGACCGGAAAACGCAGAAAAGCTCTACTATCTGTTTGGGATTGTACTAGGACTTGCTATCTACAATGGTACCATCTTAGACCTCTGCTTTCCGATGGCTCTCtacaaaaagctttgcgGAGAGCCGCTCAATGAAAGGgattttttggaactttaTCCAACAACAGGGAAGAACCTGATCAAAATGATGGAGTATGATGGGGACGATTTTGAGGACGTCTTCTGTCTCAACTTTGAGATCACGTATTCAAACACATGGGCCACACGCATCCACAGACAAGAGCTCTGTGACGGTGGCGCCAAAAGGCATGTCACACGCGAGAATCGTAGCGAATATGTAAGGCTTTGGATGGACTTCCACATGAACAGAGCTATCAAAAGCAGCTTCGCAGTTTTCTTGAATGGGTTTCGGCGGGTTGTAGAGAGCGATGCGTTTAAACTCTTCACGtctgaggagctggagcagctgctgTGCGGCAGCCACGACAGAGACATAGACGTCAACGTCCTCAAGAGCGTGGCAAAATACGGCGCCAGCATCACAGCAGAGTCAAGAATAGTGAGATGGTTTTGGGATACATTCCAAGATTTCAACTTTGAACAGAAATGTAAGTTGCTCGAGTTTGTTACCGCGTCAGATCGTATTCCTGCTACAGGTATCTCGACCATCCCCTTCAAGATAAGCAAGCTGGGCGGTGACTCCGAAAAATTACCACTCGTGCATACCTGCTTCAACGAAATCTGCCTGTATGACTACAACTCCCAGCCCAAACTTCGGCACAAGCTGATCCTTGCCATGAACGAATCCGAGGGCTACGCATTCAGATGA
- the MLO127 gene encoding Mlo127p (some similarities with uniprot|P47107 Saccharomyces cerevisiae YJR039W Hypothetical ORF) → MINGLEVPGLDPSLVLNEIRAPEKFVTAFLVRENQLVVVKSNKVEVHGFPVPERVPAVTANLNGHVLAACTCQDLVLKRSFALVFYESGVIEARNEKLEVLDSFRAFEGEPPEKPPLVAVDEKFNRMFVSWDRLSVVKVDYQTGSQGLKFTRSKPRRSALFESSYPIVALEFLWNLADELQEVCNICAVSQSHPASPLRLELWDELDLLRNKWQLAFVTDGLELTPSCEVSLAASAGLGFACFTPQRTLIVESARLYDSRKPHQDLLKYLDGPCPNLDTADARVFSASRHFIQERPTFYGCTNHGKIFRLDKPSEATTSTPNVTSGPALSNTVSPSFRSLRIPQLELNQKDIIEQFVHLKGSIFLVSTNTAGVLLLDLESCKIVAEISYQSASSLNATLTGGQNSFPQLLVSGGSSGCRGFLDSSQLGFEEEMQLEFVMRVETSGIENIWVTNNGPFWTETDGCLFSNMGLVDTDGDVLFVAPDGSVLTGKTGEIIIAPVAGSDTGELMFVRRDGSVSWSFSEIKARIPNFEDAATVKYIASAAKLLDGTTLSVVAWDAKSLWISRSGAVQVSLEGMSRVSDCLIKANEHCTSVVFSDVSGNVHIYNLNGVRVANFKTCDHKLALVDFPETDRFFISCTESAFLSHIHQDGVTAAEVALPIRAKRIKPVSSSRLLVVAANQDIYHIDVSNLTSAQLKLVKKSIVCESHLFTKHTSLPSSRRYVIVSALSSCFDEFREKAIYRTELQVYDIVTGKLASTFDISRQYPQAIISDLIPVPFQKRVLCGKYIDTETTFAKQLVFGKCLLVSLNFETAEEDMDNNLLLFTLDEITGEIELQLKFKLSFSIDTLFSYSNRIVFAVGEFLQALQLDYSVKENSFNIKKISEPLELDGHTRGCFELPSLAAVPPLRVGDVKKRKADMAGQRESLGVFNTFKGIQQFELQVDVVTRMAAGTISANLQGVRTKHLRLSEYYKLLKPLQELQFLAAACVSFDKEQGVNFVTAVDHLNEVHVVYEVENGLPGEPCEASDEASFRLPHQVTKLEPVGSSATSSWASALNRPCEQLHEIFKPLCLLSTSDGGCYLLSFVTKQDTVGTIGMSNSSPFRHEPPTPFCIQGALSTLFTQRTHSTP, encoded by the coding sequence ATGATCAATGGTCTGGAAGTCCCGGGTTTGGATCCGAGCCTTGTGCTTAACGAGATTCGTGCTCCGGAAAAGTTCGTTACAGCCTTTTTAGTGAGGGAAAACCAACTAGTAGTGGTGAAAAGTAACAAGGTAGAGGTTCATGGGTTTCCGGTGCCTGAGAGAGTGCCAGCGGTAACTGCCAACCTCAATGGCCATGTTTTGGCGGCATGTACGTGCCAGGacttggttttgaagcGGTCATTCGCCTTGGTGTTCTACGAATCAGGCGTAATCGAAGCAAGGAACGAAAAGTTGGAAGTACTGGATAGTTTCCgggcttttgaaggcgAACCGCCCGAGAAGCCGCCATTGGTGGCTGTAGATGAAAAGTTCAATCGCATGTTCGTGTCCTGGGACCGTCTCTCAGTGGTGAAGGTTGATTATCAGACGGGGTCGCAGGGATTGAAGTTCACGAGGTCCAAGCCGCGGCGCAGTGCTCTTTTCGAGTCTTCATACCCGATCGTCGCTTTGGAGTTCCTTTGGAACCTCGCTGACGAACTTCAAGAGGTCTGCAACATCTGTGCCGTTTCTCAGTCGCACCCGGCCAGCCCGCTCCGGTTGGAGCTTTGGGATGAACTTGATCTCTTGCGCAATAAATGGCAGCTGGCTTTTGTGACGGATGGGCTAGAGCTGACCCCTTCATGTGAGGTTTCCCTGGCTGCGAGTGCGGGTCTCGGTTTTGCTTGCTTCACCCCGCAGCGCACCTTGATAGTGGAGAGCGCGCGCTTGTATGATTCCAGGAAACCCCATCAGGATCTTCTGAAATACCTTGACGGGCCCTGCCCTAACCTTGATACTGCAGATGCTCGCGTTTTCAGTGCTAGCCGCCATTTCATTCAGGAAAGGCCCACTTTTTATGGATGTACCAACCACGGCAAGATTTTTAGACTTGATAAGCCTTCAGAAGCCACGACATCGACACCGAATGTGACAAGCGGACCTGCTCTGTCGAACACAGTCAGCCCGAGCTTTAGATCATTGCGTATTCCGCAACTCGAGCTAAACCAAAAAGATATAATTGAGCAATTCGTGCATTTAAAGGGCTCgatttttcttgtttcaACCAACACCGCAGGTGTGTTGCTCTTGGACCTGGAAAGCTGTAAGATTGTTGCGGAAATTTCCTACCAAAGTGCGTCTTCATTAAATGCTACTTTAACAGGTGGTCAAAACAGCTTTccgcagcttcttgtttcgGGAGGATCATCCGGTTGTCGCGGGTTTCTCGATTCTAGCCAGCTTGGATTCGAAGAGGAAATGCAGCTCGAATTTGTCATGCGTGTCGAAACATCTGGGATCGAGAACATATGGGTCACAAACAATGGCCCTTTTTGGACTGAAACTGATGGCTGTCTTTTCAGCAACATGGGGCTTGTTGATACCGATGGAGACGTCCTCTTTGTAGCACCCGACGGCAGCGTACTCACCGGAAAAACCGGGGAAATCATAATAGCACCTGTCGCGGGATCGGACACAGGAGAGCTCATGTTTGTTAGGCGTGATGGCTCCGTGAGCTGGTCCTTCTCGGAGATTAAGGCCAGGATACCGAACTTTGAAGACGCCGCAACTGTTAAGTATATTGCTTCCGCTGCCAAGTTATTAGATGGAACAACGCTGTCAGTCGTGGCCTGGGACGCTAAATCGCTTTGGATTTCTCGGTCAGGGGCAGTGCAAGTTTCACTCGAGGGCATGTCTAGAGTGTCAGACTGCTTAATCAAGGCTAACGAACACTGCACAAGTGTGGTATTTTCTGATGTCTCAGGGAATGTGCACATCTACAACCTTAATGGAGTAAGAGTCGCTAATTTCAAGACATGCGACCACAAGTTGGCGCTTGTCGACTTTCCGGAAACTGACCGCTTTTTCATCTCATGTACTGAAAGCGCATTTTTGTCCCACATCCATCAAGACGGTGTTACTGCGGCGGAAGTTGCATTGCCCATACGAGCAAAGCGCATAAAACCTGTTTCCTCGTCGAGGCTGCTCGTTGTTGCCGCAAATCAAGACATTTACCATATTGATGTCAGCAACCTAACTTCTGCGCAGTTAAAATTGGTAAAAAAATCCATTGTGTGTGAATCGCATCTTTTCACGAAGCATACATCACTTCCAAGTTCCCGCAGGTATGTCATTGTTAGCGCCTTGTCATCATGTTTTGATGAGTTTAGAGAAAAAGCGATATACAGAAcagagcttcaagtttatGACATTGTTACAGGAAAGCTAGCGTCCACCTTCGATATCTCCCGGCAATATCCACAAGCGATTATTTCAGATTTGATACCAGTGCCATTCCAAAAGCGTGTTTTGTGTGGAAAGTATATTGACACAGAGACAACCTTCGCGAAGCAACTGGTCTTCGGAAAGTGTCTCCTCGTCTCTCTGAACTTTGAAACGGCCGAGGAAGATATGGACAACAATCTCTTGTTGTTCACGTTAGATGAGATTACTGGTGAGATTGAATTGCAACTAAAGTTCAAGCTATCGTTTTCCATTGATACACTGTTTAGTTATTCCAATCGCATTGTATTCGCAGTAGGCGAGTTTTTGCAAGCGCTGCAGCTGGACTACTCCGTAAAAGAAAACTCCTTCAATATAAAGAAGATTTCAGAGCCTCTAGAACTGGACGGACATACAAGAGGCTGTTTTGAGCTTCCGTCGTTGGCAGCAGTGCCACCGCTTCGTGTTGGCGATGTCAAGAAGCGCAAAGCTGATATGGCTGGCCAAAGAGAATCGCTCGGCGTTTTTAATACATTCAAAGGCATTCAGCAGTTCGAGCTCCAGGTTGATGTAGTGACTCGGATGGCAGCTGGAACTATTAGTGCGAATCTCCAGGGAGTGAGGACTAAGCACTTGCGGCTTTCCGAATATTACAAGCTTTTAAAGCCGCTGCAAGAGCTGCAATTTCTTGCAGCGGCCTGTGTGAGTTTTGACAAAGAGCAGGGAGTGAACTTCGTGACTGCGGTTGACCACCTAAATGAGGTTCACGTTGTTTACGAGGTCGAGAATGGGCTTCCTGGTGAGCCATGCGAGGCCAGCGACGAGGCAAGTTTTAGGCTCCCACATCAAGTCACAAAACTCGAACCGGTGGGGAGTTCGGCCACATCCAGTTGGGCCTCGGCCCTCAACAGGCCATGTGAGCAGCTTCACGAAATTTTCAAGCCCCTCTGCCTTCTCAGCACCTCTGATGGTGGATGTTACCTGTTGAGTTTTGTTACGAAGCAGGATACTGTAGGCACTATAGGCATGAGCAACTCTTCGCCCTTTCGACACGAGCCCCCCACTCCATTTTGCATACAGGGAGCTCTCAGCACACTTTTCACACAACGCACGCACAGCACACCCTAG
- the SNU13 gene encoding RNA binding protein SNU13 (highly similar to uniprot|P39990 Saccharomyces cerevisiae YEL026W SNU13 RNA binding protein, part of U3 snoRNP involved in rRNA processing, part of U4/U6-U5 tri-snRNP involved in mRNA splicing, similar to human 15.5K protein) — translation MSATPNPKAFPLADAGLTQQILDVVQQASNMRQLKKGANEATKTLNRGISEFIIMAADCEPIEILLHLPLLCEDKNVPYVFVPSRTALGRACGVSRPVIAASITTNDASAIKSQIYAVKDKIETLLI, via the coding sequence aTGTCCGCTACTCCTAACCCTAAGGCTTTCCCTCTGGCTGACGCCGGCTTAACCCAGCAAATTCTGGACGTTGTCCAGCAGGCTTCCAACATGAGACAGTTGAAGAAGGGTGCTAACGAGGCGACCAAGACTCTGAACCGTGGTATCTCCGAGTTCATTATCATGGCTGCGGACTGTGAGCCTATCGAAATCTTGTTGCACTTGCCTTTGTTGTGTGAGGACAAGAACGTTCCATACGTGTTCGTGCCTTCGCGTACTGCTTTGGGACGTGCGTGCGGTGTGTCCAGACCTGTGATCGCCGCTTCGATTACCACCAACGACGCTTCTGCCATCAAGAGCCAGATCTACGCCGTCAAGGACAAGATCGAGACCTTGTTGATCTAA
- the GEF1 gene encoding Gef1p (similar to uniprot|P37020 Saccharomyces cerevisiae YJR040W GEF1 Chloride channel localized to late- or post-Golgi vesicles involved in iron metabolism highly homologous to voltage-gated chloride channels in vertebrates), which produces MSFQPLDVDDLGNSGPEEVPETKNFAQFQTVDWIQESTPLRRAGERQANEAGNATDAGAPVARWRRYRDLAWRRCQEIITLTCIAVLLGLVAGSIQIVTETLVNWKSGHCARNWLLNKSFCCASVTSTGRGPLSRRDELQCIEGGTWIDRTNPFLDFSLFLLLSVLFATASTLMVQYLAPMATGSGISEIKVWVSGFKYKDEFLNLTTLLVKSTALPLAISSGLSVGKEGPSVHYATCCGFVVTNLLLKRGTRFAEQAEYLIASAAGGVAIAFGAPIGGVLFALEEISTSSNFNLSILWKCYYVALGAVATLQYMDPFRNGKIVMFEVTYDNQWKFQEIPIFLILGAFGGAYGLLISAWNVRFVNFRKTYLQDWRTQEVIFLASITALVSYFNEFLRLDMAESMGILFHECVAGDGESLRTHRICQLDTQTHAGSFLQLLAALLIATVVRSLLIVVSYGCSVPAGIFVPSMAVGATFGRAISLLVEKWITGPAVITPGTYAFLGAAATLSGITNLTLTVVVIMVELTGAFSYIIPLMIAVAVTHLIYSFFSSKGGIADQMIIFNGFPLMENTKQDIDCLEGCSAEDIMTCRVVSVPETLPLFQLKAIVSDADHLKQLLVIDSETHACLGYVNTSILSSELTHAQDSQLPKSTPVNFIESKDWQWENETEAINLCHLVNQSPMSVSARTPLRLLHQIFYKLGCKLAVVESQGSVQGLITKKDFLEFQRLKHRQLHGPLYSFDLKWEQKLWETIKTVFKVTSR; this is translated from the coding sequence ATGTCATTTCAACCTTTGGATGTTGACGATTTGGGCAACAGCGGGCCTGAGGAAGTTCCCGAGACCAAGAACTTTGCGCAGTTCCAAACCGTAGACTGGATTCAGGAAAGCACACCACtgcggcgcgcgggcgAGAGGCAGGCTAACGAGGCCGGCAACGCTACTGATGCCGGAGCGCCTGTcgcgcgctggcgcagGTACCGCGATTTGGCGTGGCGCCGATGCCAGGAGATAATCACGCTCACGTGCATTGCGGTTCTGCTGGGTCTGGTCGCGGGCTCGATCCAGATCGTCACTGAGACGCTTGTCAACTGGAAATCTGGCCACTGTGCGCGGAATTGGCTCCTGAACAAGTCTTTTTGCTGCGCGAGTGTAACCAGTACCGGGCGGGGGCCACTCTCGCggcgcgatgagctgcaGTGCATCGAGGGCGGGACCTGGATCGACCGTACCAACCCGTTTTTAGACTTTTCGCTGTTCCTGCTGCTATCGGTGCTTTTTGCGACTGCAAGTACACTCATGGTGCAGTATCTGGCGCCGATGGCCACGGGATCAGGCATTTCGGAGATCAAGGTTTGGGTATCAGGTTTCAAATACAAGgacgagtttttgaatttaaCGACGTTGCTTGTCAAGAGCACTGCGCTGCCACTGGCCATTTCTTCGGGTCTCAGTGTCGGCAAGGAGGGTCCCTCGGTTCACTATGCAACTTGCTGCGGCTTCGTCGTCACTAACCTGCTGCTTAAGCGCGGCACTCGGTTTGCGGAGCAGGCTGAGTACTTAATTGCTTCGGCAGCTGGTGGCGTCGCAATCGCCTTCGGCGCACCAATTGGCGGCGTTTTATTTGCTTTAGAGGAGATTTCTACAAGCTCAAATTTCAACCTCTCCATCCTGTGGAAGTGTTACTACGTGGCACTGGGCGCCGTGGCGACTTTGCAGTACATGGACCCCTTCCGCAACGGCAAAATCGTCATGTTTGAAGTCACCTATGATAATCAATGGAAATTCCAGGAAATACCTATTTTTCTTATTTTGGGCGCTTTCGGCGGCGCTTATGGGCTGCTAATCAGTGCCTGGAACGTTCGCTTCGTTAATTTTCGCAAGACTTACTTGCAGGATTGGCGGACACAGGAAGTTATTTTTCTTGCCTCCATCACTGCGCTTGTTTCGTACTTTAATGAGTTTCTGAGGCTGGACATGGCAGAGAGTATGGGCATTCTGTTCCATGAATGTGTTGCGGGCGACGGAGAGTCTCTCCGGACCCACCGCATATGCCAGCTTGATACTCAGACTCACGCCGGCTCTTTTCTACAGTTGCTGGCGGCCCTTCTAATAGCTACTGTGGTGAGGTCCCTCCTCATAGTTGTCTCATATGGTTGCAGCGTTCCCGCAGGTATTTTCGTCCCATCTATGGCAGTTGGTGCAACGTTCGGGCGTGCGATTAGTTTGCTGGTCGAAAAGTGGATCACCGGTCCCGCTGTTATTACACCAGGCACGTACGCTTTTCTGGGTGCTGCAGCCACTCTGAGCGGCATTACCAACTTGACATTAACCGTGGTTGTCATAATGGTTGAACTGACGGGCGCATTCTCATATATTATCCCTTTGATGATAGCAGTTGCGGTAACGCATTTGATTtacagctttttcagctcgAAGGGAGGGATAGCCGATCAAATGATCATCTTCAATGGATTTCCCTTAATGGAGAACACCAAACAAGACATTGACTGTCTAGAAGGATGTAGCGCAGAAGACATTATGACATGCAGGGTTGTTTCTGTTCCCGAAACGTTGCCACTTTTCCAACTGAAGGCCATTGTTAGTGACGCCGACCacttgaagcagcttctggtgATTGACAGTGAAACCCATGCCTGCTTGGGGTATGTGAATACATCCATTTTAAGCAGTGAATTAACGCATGCACAAGACAGCCAACTGCCGAAAAGCACGCCAGTAAATTTCATTGAGTCCAAAGATTGGCAGTGGGAAAATGAAACAGAAGCGATTAACCTTTGCCACTTGGTCAATCAATCACCAATGTCCGTTTCGGCCAGGACGCCTCTCAGGCTTCTGCATCAAATATTTTATAAGCTGGGTTGTAAGCTGGCAGTTGTTGAATCTCAGGGATCTGTTCAGGGACTTATTACAAAAaaagacttcttggaattcCAAAGGCTGAAGCATAGACAGCTCCACGGCCCTCTCTActcttttgatttgaagTGGGAACAGAAGCTATGGGAGACCATAAAAACTGTCTTTAAGGTCACTTCGCGTTAA